Proteins from one uncultured Flavobacterium sp. genomic window:
- a CDS encoding phosphatase PAP2 family protein gives MNVSVTNNYSRIKLSVFFLPLFILIGIVLFLYSKGALCADKYVQIQKDYFFFINHHLGQYPNLEYNLTQFGDALIILSFLSILIIYAPKIWEALISGLLVSLALSCPLKSIFAVPRPAAAFNNDNIIIVGKALFGHNSLPSGHSITIFTTLTILLFAFMPKDLKFKILWIFALITVGYILAFTRVGVGAHHPLDVIIGSIIGYISGLLGIFISRKYKIWSWINNKKYYPVLILLFVVCCILLICRIINDNLIVFYLAFISLAVSLYKIINLYVKK, from the coding sequence ATGAATGTAAGTGTTACTAATAATTATTCAAGAATTAAACTGTCTGTATTTTTTTTACCCCTGTTTATATTAATTGGCATTGTTTTATTTTTATATAGTAAAGGTGCTTTATGTGCTGATAAATATGTACAAATTCAAAAAGATTATTTCTTTTTTATTAATCATCATTTAGGGCAATATCCAAATCTCGAATATAATCTCACCCAATTTGGAGACGCTTTGATTATTTTATCTTTTTTAAGCATTTTGATTATTTATGCCCCTAAAATCTGGGAGGCTTTAATATCTGGTCTGCTAGTTTCTCTTGCGCTTTCTTGCCCTTTAAAAAGCATATTTGCAGTTCCAAGACCAGCAGCAGCGTTTAATAATGATAATATTATTATCGTCGGAAAAGCATTGTTTGGTCACAATAGTTTACCTTCAGGGCACTCCATAACAATTTTTACAACACTTACCATTTTGCTGTTTGCATTTATGCCCAAAGATTTAAAATTTAAAATTTTATGGATTTTTGCACTCATCACTGTAGGATACATTCTTGCCTTTACAAGAGTAGGAGTAGGAGCACATCACCCGCTTGATGTTATTATAGGTAGTATTATAGGATATATTTCCGGGCTCTTAGGTATTTTTATTAGTAGAAAATATAAAATCTGGAGTTGGATTAACAATAAAAAATACTATCCCGTTTTGATTTTATTATTTGTGGTTTGTTGCATTTTGTTAATTTGCAGAATAATTAATGATAATTTGATCGTCTTTTACTTAGCATTTATTAGCTTAGCGGTTTCATTATATAAAATTATTAATCTCTATGTTAAAAAATAA
- the eptA gene encoding phosphoethanolamine--lipid A transferase EptA, giving the protein MLKNNLKITHFVLLMSFLNFLFFHLPFFTYVFNNFDYKSFNGVILVLSLIILMLVLNAFVFFLIFSLSRYLGKFLLVIFFIINSIAVYFINTYSVIVDESMIGNVLNTNYEESSSFFSFKLILYVVFLGIIPSIYIIKAKIINTTLKKFLTLSSLTLLFIAVLVFANASNWLWIDKNSKQLGGLAMPWSYSVNLSLFYVHKYKKNEKEILLPNATIKDNQKSVVVLVIGESARSQNFSLYGYGKNTNPLLSKISNLFHFNATSCATYTTAGVKCILEHTNSDDLYEILPNYLYRNNVEVIWRTSNWGEPPVHIEKYQNRDVLKKDCKGEDCNYDEVLLTGLKEQILASKKNKILIVLHTSTSHGPTYSKKYPPRFEVFKPVCNSVELGKCSQNELLNAYDNTIVYTDYILSNVIDDLKQLKEYKSTMIFVSDHGESLGEKNLYMHGVPISFAPKEQYEIPFIVWVSDNSRQLKPNKTLTQNHVFHSVLNFLNIQSPVYNEEMNIFK; this is encoded by the coding sequence ATGTTAAAAAATAACTTAAAAATAACTCATTTTGTTTTACTAATGAGTTTTTTGAATTTTCTATTCTTTCATTTACCATTTTTCACTTACGTCTTTAATAATTTTGATTATAAGAGTTTTAACGGTGTAATATTAGTTTTAAGTTTAATAATTCTAATGTTAGTTTTAAATGCGTTTGTTTTTTTTCTGATATTCTCCCTCTCTCGTTATCTTGGAAAATTCTTACTGGTTATATTCTTTATAATCAATTCGATTGCGGTTTACTTTATCAATACATATAGTGTTATAGTAGACGAAAGCATGATTGGTAATGTGTTGAATACCAACTACGAAGAATCGAGTAGTTTTTTCTCTTTTAAATTAATACTATACGTTGTTTTCCTTGGTATTATTCCGAGTATCTATATCATTAAAGCGAAAATAATAAATACAACGTTAAAGAAATTTTTAACCCTTTCTTCTCTTACCTTATTATTTATTGCCGTTTTAGTTTTCGCTAATGCTAGCAATTGGTTGTGGATTGATAAAAATTCAAAACAATTAGGAGGTCTTGCAATGCCATGGTCGTATTCAGTAAACTTGTCGCTTTTTTATGTTCATAAATACAAAAAAAATGAAAAAGAAATTTTATTGCCAAATGCGACAATAAAAGATAACCAGAAATCGGTTGTAGTTTTAGTTATTGGAGAATCTGCAAGAAGTCAAAATTTTTCTCTTTACGGTTACGGAAAAAACACGAATCCACTGCTTTCTAAAATATCGAATTTATTTCATTTTAACGCCACTTCTTGCGCTACCTATACAACTGCTGGCGTAAAATGTATTTTAGAACATACCAATAGTGATGATCTATATGAAATATTGCCTAATTATTTATATAGAAATAATGTTGAGGTTATTTGGAGAACTTCAAACTGGGGTGAACCACCGGTGCATATAGAAAAATATCAAAACAGAGATGTTTTAAAGAAAGATTGCAAAGGAGAAGACTGTAATTATGATGAAGTTCTATTGACCGGACTAAAAGAACAGATACTAGCAAGTAAAAAGAATAAAATACTGATAGTATTGCATACAAGTACAAGTCACGGGCCTACATACAGCAAAAAATATCCACCTCGATTTGAAGTTTTTAAACCTGTTTGCAATAGTGTAGAATTAGGGAAATGTTCTCAAAATGAACTCCTCAATGCATATGATAATACTATTGTTTATACAGATTATATTCTATCTAATGTAATTGATGATTTAAAACAATTAAAAGAATATAAGAGCACCATGATTTTTGTTTCAGATCACGGAGAATCTTTAGGTGAAAAAAACCTGTATATGCATGGAGTGCCTATAAGTTTTGCCCCTAAAGAGCAATATGAGATACCTTTTATTGTATGGGTATCTGATAATTCAAGACAACTAAAACCTAATAAAACACTAACTCAAAACCATGTGTTTCATAGTGTTCTAAACTTTTTGAATATACAAAGTCCCGTTTATAATGAGGAAATGAACATTTTTAAATAA